The Deltaproteobacteria bacterium genome includes a window with the following:
- a CDS encoding carbon-nitrogen hydrolase, whose translation MNGTPLKAGSVRIAIDQLSMRLGDLDANLEKLEVAAEKAVSKGAGLLITPELGLTGYHLKDAVCDVAIGRGSTVWRRLEKLSKRIDLVAGFVEQSRAHQYYNAAGYFSAGETTHVHRKVYLPTYGMFDEQRYFARGSRIDVFETRIGRVAILICEDAWHPSAVYLASLQNPEILIIPSSSPMRGVAARPGKRGTRRAASSAGWEEMNRTYARLYSVHLAYANRVGVEDGVGFSGGSHIVDPHGQTTAQAPYGEEFLLLADIDKSDIRRSRQQTPVIRDENFEFTFSEMERIRRLRWEQEPG comes from the coding sequence ATGAATGGTACACCACTAAAAGCCGGTTCTGTTCGCATTGCCATCGACCAGTTATCCATGCGGCTGGGCGATTTGGATGCCAATCTCGAAAAGCTGGAGGTGGCAGCCGAAAAAGCGGTCTCCAAGGGAGCTGGGCTGCTCATCACACCCGAGCTGGGACTGACCGGCTACCATCTGAAAGATGCCGTTTGCGACGTGGCTATCGGACGTGGTTCAACCGTATGGAGGCGGCTCGAAAAGCTGTCCAAGCGTATTGATCTTGTCGCCGGTTTTGTCGAGCAATCACGTGCCCACCAGTATTACAATGCCGCAGGATACTTTTCCGCTGGAGAAACCACCCATGTTCACCGGAAGGTATATCTTCCGACATATGGAATGTTCGACGAGCAGCGGTATTTTGCACGTGGTTCCCGGATTGATGTTTTTGAAACCCGGATTGGCCGGGTTGCAATTTTGATCTGCGAGGATGCATGGCATCCGTCAGCTGTTTATCTGGCTAGTCTGCAGAACCCAGAGATTCTCATAATTCCGTCCAGTTCCCCCATGCGGGGAGTCGCTGCCCGACCCGGAAAGCGGGGGACCCGTCGCGCGGCAAGTTCCGCCGGATGGGAGGAAATGAACCGGACTTACGCACGGCTGTATTCAGTGCATCTTGCATATGCCAATCGTGTCGGAGTGGAAGATGGCGTTGGATTTTCCGGCGGCTCTCATATCGTCGATCCGCATGGGCAAACGACCGCGCAGGCTCCTTATGGCGAAGAATTCCTCTTGCTGGCAGACATAGACAAGAGCGACATACGCCGGAGCCGCCAGCAGACGCCTGTCATCCGGGATGAAAACTTCGAATTTACTTTCAGTGAAATGGAGCGTATCCGGCGTCTTCGCTGGGAACAGGAACCTGGATGA
- a CDS encoding NAD+ synthase has translation MSGRRKASALNGPISFDPAIWLEQLIIDEELTVRILTAFLKEEISKTGSRKAVLGLSGGIDSALVLYLAVKALGPDNVLGVTMPYRQSSPQSLADALEAVRDTGCRHEVVEITPQIDAHFSRFPDASRLRRANKMARERMTILYDLSARDGSLVLGTSNKTELLLGYGTLYGDMASALNAIGDLYKTQVWQLSRYLGVPDSIVKKPPTADLWEGQTDEAELGFTYGQADAALYLFIEERRTRNEIIAAGIPETFCDLILRKVRSSQFKRRLPVIAKLGSRTIDRDFRYARDWGM, from the coding sequence ATGAGCGGCCGCCGCAAAGCTTCTGCACTGAACGGGCCTATCAGTTTTGACCCAGCCATATGGCTTGAGCAGCTCATTATTGACGAAGAACTGACGGTACGGATTCTTACGGCATTCCTCAAGGAAGAAATCTCCAAAACCGGTTCCCGGAAGGCAGTTCTGGGGCTGTCGGGTGGCATTGATTCGGCACTCGTCCTGTATCTGGCGGTGAAAGCACTGGGACCGGACAATGTTCTGGGAGTCACGATGCCCTACAGGCAATCGAGCCCACAAAGCCTTGCCGACGCACTCGAAGCAGTACGCGACACCGGCTGCCGTCATGAAGTCGTCGAAATCACTCCCCAGATTGACGCCCATTTCAGCCGTTTTCCGGATGCCTCGCGCCTCCGGCGTGCAAACAAGATGGCTCGCGAGCGAATGACGATACTCTATGACCTCTCGGCCCGGGATGGTTCCCTCGTTCTCGGCACTTCAAACAAGACAGAACTGCTGCTTGGCTATGGCACTCTTTACGGAGATATGGCGAGCGCACTCAATGCCATTGGTGATCTCTACAAGACGCAGGTATGGCAGCTCTCCCGTTATCTGGGCGTGCCGGATTCCATTGTAAAAAAGCCGCCGACCGCTGACTTGTGGGAAGGCCAGACAGACGAGGCTGAGCTGGGATTCACCTATGGACAGGCAGATGCCGCACTGTATCTTTTCATTGAAGAACGCCGGACCCGTAATGAAATTATCGCGGCCGGGATACCGGAGACATTCTGTGATCTCATTCTGAGAAAAGTGCGGAGTTCCCAATTCAAGCGGCGGCTTCCGGTCATCGCCAAACTGGGATCACGCACCATAGACCGTGATTTCCGCTATGCCCGCGACTGGGGAATGTAG
- a CDS encoding TonB-dependent receptor, with product MRDLSHTWRPASRWGGGPYSVVVLVLYGCLASVPSAAYAQDSEPGALELPSVVVERERTVAESENERDSTGAVTTIERKELDRPGENLDQVLDRQAGVSAVRLGGLGDFSAASIRGSSFDQVLVFLDGIPLNAGLGGAVDLSALPLSHIERMEIYRGFAPVEATASALGGAVFLSTRELEKETLSARGGYGSFNTISAGLFGGGLIDFTGNEKTRMAAGLDFMHSRGNFSFRNNNGTALDPSDDFDQKFTNRDFDRVGTLFKVTHDFTSRARGTFLQDFFYREGGLQRGGAVITTRSRIQLVRSITGAEFRLRDAIINEDSLRLQAYYTFSQTELDDPLGEFRGFPQDEIKKSYSPGTSVTWRGGHGAIRGTTHFSYRFERYSPAYRIPTVFTDGTSDRQSVAWALGGELEMPGAKLLVAPQYRYEHAWNSFRPASTSSPLNPQKVRQSGGGHSVRGGLLWKPVDGFKLRGNAGRAFRFPSLFELFGDSALIAGNPHLKPEKGLNLDAGFELARNHELIAAKAGIAFFYQDVDNLIQFVRTLVLTRPENVDRATIKGVESSLSVTALEAFRLDATHTWLTSRIRSKVAARDGRKIPFRPPNQWLLRGAAFRERLFSWMTRAELWTEMEFTSSHFVDGNNMVSVPERRILGAGLELKMLDDRLELAFDGRNLTNEQVMDVVGFPLPGRTFFGRLGWKFL from the coding sequence GTGCGCGACTTGTCGCATACCTGGCGGCCTGCTTCCCGATGGGGAGGCGGGCCGTATTCAGTGGTGGTTCTGGTGCTGTATGGCTGCCTGGCCTCAGTCCCTTCCGCTGCGTACGCGCAGGACAGCGAGCCAGGTGCACTAGAACTCCCCTCCGTTGTCGTCGAACGTGAGCGCACCGTTGCCGAGAGTGAAAACGAGCGCGACTCGACCGGTGCCGTCACAACGATAGAGCGAAAAGAGCTCGACCGGCCCGGCGAGAACCTCGATCAGGTACTGGACCGGCAGGCAGGAGTGAGCGCCGTCCGGCTCGGCGGGCTTGGCGACTTTTCCGCCGCTTCGATACGCGGGTCCAGCTTCGATCAGGTTCTGGTTTTTCTGGATGGAATCCCACTAAATGCCGGGCTGGGCGGAGCGGTCGACCTTTCGGCCCTGCCTCTTTCGCATATCGAGCGCATGGAGATTTACCGCGGCTTCGCACCGGTCGAAGCCACCGCGAGTGCCCTTGGTGGCGCGGTATTTCTTTCCACCCGTGAACTGGAAAAGGAAACCCTGTCGGCCCGTGGCGGATACGGTTCGTTCAATACGATATCGGCGGGCCTCTTTGGCGGCGGGCTGATTGATTTCACCGGGAACGAAAAAACCAGAATGGCCGCGGGCCTCGATTTCATGCACTCAAGGGGAAATTTTTCCTTCCGGAACAACAACGGAACCGCCCTCGATCCATCGGACGATTTCGACCAGAAGTTCACAAACCGCGACTTCGACCGCGTGGGAACACTGTTTAAAGTTACACATGATTTCACTTCCCGTGCCCGCGGGACTTTTCTCCAGGACTTTTTCTATCGCGAAGGCGGACTTCAACGGGGTGGCGCCGTTATTACCACCCGAAGCCGGATCCAACTGGTCCGTTCCATTACCGGAGCTGAGTTCAGGTTGCGTGACGCGATAATAAACGAGGATTCCCTCCGTCTTCAGGCCTATTACACCTTTTCCCAGACGGAACTGGATGATCCGTTAGGAGAGTTCCGTGGATTCCCGCAGGATGAGATCAAAAAATCCTATTCGCCCGGGACATCCGTCACCTGGCGCGGTGGCCACGGGGCCATCCGGGGAACAACGCATTTCAGTTATCGGTTTGAGCGATATTCGCCAGCATACCGAATTCCCACTGTATTCACTGATGGAACGAGCGATCGCCAGTCTGTTGCCTGGGCGCTCGGTGGTGAACTGGAAATGCCAGGGGCGAAACTACTCGTTGCCCCCCAATACCGTTACGAGCATGCCTGGAACAGTTTCCGGCCTGCTTCGACCTCAAGCCCCTTGAATCCCCAGAAAGTGCGCCAGTCCGGCGGGGGACACAGTGTTCGTGGAGGGTTGCTCTGGAAGCCTGTAGACGGGTTCAAGCTGCGCGGCAACGCAGGCCGCGCATTCCGTTTCCCATCGCTGTTTGAACTGTTTGGTGATTCGGCCCTGATTGCAGGAAACCCTCATCTCAAGCCCGAAAAAGGATTAAATCTGGATGCCGGCTTTGAGCTCGCCCGAAATCACGAACTGATAGCTGCAAAGGCAGGCATTGCCTTCTTTTATCAGGATGTGGACAACCTCATCCAGTTCGTCAGGACGCTTGTCCTGACCCGGCCGGAAAATGTGGACAGAGCGACTATCAAAGGTGTCGAGTCATCACTTTCCGTCACCGCCCTTGAGGCATTCAGGCTTGATGCCACTCACACCTGGCTCACCAGCCGAATCCGGTCGAAGGTCGCGGCCCGCGATGGCCGTAAAATCCCGTTTCGGCCGCCGAACCAGTGGCTTCTTAGGGGAGCGGCATTCCGTGAACGGCTATTCAGCTGGATGACTCGGGCCGAGTTATGGACCGAAATGGAGTTCACATCCAGCCATTTCGTCGATGGAAACAATATGGTTTCGGTCCCTGAGCGGCGAATACTCGGTGCCGGACTTGAACTGAAAATGCTGGACGACCGGCTCGAACTGGCTTTTGACGGCCGGAACTTGACGAACGAACAGGTGATGGATGTCGTGGGTTTTCCCTTGCCCGGCCGGACGTTCTTCGGCCGTCTGGGATGGAAATTCCTGTAG